One genomic region from Salvia hispanica cultivar TCC Black 2014 chromosome 2, UniMelb_Shisp_WGS_1.0, whole genome shotgun sequence encodes:
- the LOC125203853 gene encoding E3 ubiquitin-protein ligase SINAT2-like, which produces MAPGSSAFKEVVESHPKQMNHKTLKMKAESGTVKTSMSLAEKHSIHGVHELLQCPTCADSMYPPIHQCPNGHTLCANCKRVHKCCPTCRFELGNIRCLALEKVAESMELPCRYQSLGCQDLFPYYDKAKHEKHCPFRPYTCPYASSECCVTGDIPFLMAHLKEDHSVDMHDGCTFNHRYVKSNPHEIENATWMLTVFNCFGRQFCLHFEAFLLGTAPAYMAFVRFMGEDSDARKFNYTLEVGAFGRKLMWQGIPRSIRDSHRKVRDSQDGLIIPRNLALYFSAGSSQELKLRVTGRIWKV; this is translated from the exons ATGGCACCAGGGAGTAGTGCCTTCAAAGAAGTTGTCGAATCACATCCAAAACAGATGAATCATAAAACGTTGAAGATGAAGGCGGAGAGTGGTACTGTAAAGACTAGTATGTCACTGGCAGAGAAACACAGCATACATGGTGTTCATGAGCTGCTTCAGTGCCCGACTTGTGCAGATTCTATGTATCCTCCTATTCATCAG TGCCCAAATGGTCACACATTGTGTGCAAACTGCAAAAGAGTCCATAAGTGCTGCCCAACTTGCCGTTTCGAGCTAGGGAACATACGGTGTTTAGCTTTGGAGAAGGTGGCCGAATCTATGGAGCTTCCCTGCCGATATCAGAGCTTAGGCTGTCAAGATTTATTTCCATATTATGACAAGGCCAAGCATGAGAAACATTGTCCATTCCGGCCTTACACCTGTCCTTATGCAAGCTCTGAGTGCTGTGTAACTGGTGACATTCCATTTCTCATGGCTCACTTGAAGGAGGATCACTCGGTTGATATGCATGATGGATGCACTTTCAACCACAGATATGTCAAGTCGAACCCCCATGAAATCGAAAATGCTACATGGATGCTAACT GTTTTCAACTGTTTTGGAAGACAATTCTGCTTACACTTTGAGGCTTTCTTGCTCGGAACAGCACCTGCCTACATGGCATTCGTGCGTTTCATGGGGGAGGACAGTGATGCCAGGAAGTTCAACTACACTCTAGAAGTTGGGGCATTTGGGCGGAAGCTCATGTGGCAAGGAATTCCAAGGAGCATCCGCGACAGCCACAGGAAAGTACGCGACAGCCAAGACGGACTGATCATTCCAAGGAACTTAGCACTCTACTTCTCTGCCGGTAGTAGTCAGGAGCTTAAGCTGAGGGTCACAGGTCGGATATGGAAAGTTTAA
- the LOC125203852 gene encoding probable protein kinase At2g41970, with the protein MLCCGGAEEEPNPPANQYTAPPKAGIPYAGGGGGNGRGEPRSGARNGPPQKALPIEIPALSLSELNRLTGDFGTKAFVGEGSYGRVYYAKLSYGREAAIKKFDTSSAEPDSDFSAQLSMVSRLKNEYFVGLLGYCLEANTRILAYEYATMGSLHDVLHGRKGVQGAEPGPVLTWNQRVKVAFGAAKGLEFLHEKCQPSIVHRDVRSSNVLLFDDFVSKMADFSLTNQSSDTAARLHSTRVLGTFGYHAPEYAMTGQITQKSDVYSFGVVLLELLTGRKPVDHTMPKGQQSLVTWATPRLSEDKVKQCVDPKLNEDFPPKAIAKMAAVAALCVQYEADFRPNMTIVVKALQPLLNAKPAGPDSNA; encoded by the exons ATGTTGTGTTGCGGAGGAGCAGAGGAGGAGCCTAATCCTCCGGCCAACCAATACACTGCTCCACCTAAGGCCGGCATTCCCTATGCTGGCGGCGGTGGAG GCAATGGGAGAGGAGAACCGAGGTCTGGTGCAAGAAATGGACCGCCGCAGAAAGCGTTGCCTATAGAGATACCAGCATTGTCATTGAGTGAGCTGAATAGACTAACCGGTGATTTTGGGACAAAGGCCTTTGTCGGAGAGGGCTCCTACGGCCGCGTCTACTATGCCAAGCTCAGCTATGGCCGTGAAGCCGCCATCAAGAAGTTCGACACCTCATCAGCCGAGCCAGACTCTGACTTCTCAGCCCAG TTGTCTATGGTTTCGAGGCTCAAGAATGAGTATTTTGTGGGACTGCTGGGATATTGCCTTGAAGCAAATACCAGAATTCTCGCCTATGAGTATGCCACAATGGGATCCTTACATGATGTGTTGCATG GTAGAAAAGGGGTGCAAGGAGCTGAGCCTGGGCCTGTTCTAACATGGAACCAGAGAGTGAAGGTTGCATTTGGGGCTGCAAAAGGGCTTGAATTCCTGCATGAAAAGTGTCAACCTTCTATTGTTCATCGCGATGTTAGGTCAAGCAATGTGCTGCtgtttgatgattttgtttcGAAGATGGCTGATTTCAGTCTAACGAACCAGTCGTCAGACACAGCGGCCAGGCTGCACTCGACAAGAGTCCTTGGAACATTCGGCTACCATGCTCCAGA GTACGCAATGACAGGGCAGATAACTCAGAAGAGCGATGTTTACAGCTTCGGGGTCGTGCTTCTTGAACTCCTGACTGGAAGGAAGCCAGTAGACCACACCATGCCTAAAGGCCAGCAGAGTCTTGTCACTTGG GCAACTCCAAGATTGAGTGAAGATAAGGTGAAGCAATGTGTTGATCCCAAGCTAAACGAAGATTTTCCACCAAAGGCTATTGCAAAG ATGGCTGCTGTAGCAGCACTTTGCGTGCAGTATGAAGCAGATTTCCGGCCAAACATGACTATCGTGGTAAAGGCATTGCAGCCGCTTCTAAATGCTAAACCAGCTGGACCTGATTCTAATGCATAA
- the LOC125203854 gene encoding non-specific lipid transfer protein GPI-anchored 22-like isoform X2: protein MQISDQNCSMCRTPNKTRKIQCTGKVLASSLMMLMMFCRSSSNFAQDKKVCQQQLVNLSSCLNFVTGDAKAPSPACCTELHQDIDKSKFCLCVLVRDRIEPSLGFKLNATRALSLNPLCKTNSNATICPELLHLSLNSPEAQIFEQFGNSTHAGDTLPSSATKLSVKLIRQAAIIAFLV, encoded by the exons ATGCAAATAAGTGATCAAAACTGCAGCATGTGTAGAACACCAAATAAAACACGTAAAATACAGTGTACCGGGAAAGTTTTAGCCTCAAGTTTGATGATGCTAATGATGTTTTGTCGTTCGAGTTCTAATTTTGCGCAGGACAAGAAAGTGTGCCAACAACAATTAGTTAACCTATCTTCATGTCTCAATTTTGTCACTGGAGATGCCAAAGCTCCTTCCCCAGCTTGCTGCACCGAGCTGCACCAAGACATCGACAAATCCAAATTCTGTCTCTGCGTCCTTGTTAGAGACAGGATCGAGCCCAGCCTTGGGTTCAAGCTCAATGCCACTCGAGCTTTGAGCCTTAATCCTCTTTGTAAAACCAACTCAAACGCTACAATTTGTCCCG AACTCTTGCACCTATCCCTGAACTCGCCCGAGGCTCAGATATTTGAGCAATTTGGCAATAGTACACATGCTGGAG ATACATTGCCTAGTTCAGCCACTAAGTTGAGTGTCAAACTAATCAGACAAGCGGCCATTATTGCATTCTTGGTTTAG
- the LOC125203854 gene encoding non-specific lipid transfer protein GPI-anchored 22-like isoform X1, with translation MQISDQNCSMCRTPNKTRKIQCTGKVLASSLMMLMMFCRSSSNFAQDKKVCQQQLVNLSSCLNFVTGDAKAPSPACCTELHQDIDKSKFCLCVLVRDRIEPSLGFKLNATRALSLNPLCKTNSNATICPELLHLSLNSPEAQIFEQFGNSTHAGGSLLYLSSLPYLIFCVSLSLASFNGLQIHCLVQPLS, from the exons ATGCAAATAAGTGATCAAAACTGCAGCATGTGTAGAACACCAAATAAAACACGTAAAATACAGTGTACCGGGAAAGTTTTAGCCTCAAGTTTGATGATGCTAATGATGTTTTGTCGTTCGAGTTCTAATTTTGCGCAGGACAAGAAAGTGTGCCAACAACAATTAGTTAACCTATCTTCATGTCTCAATTTTGTCACTGGAGATGCCAAAGCTCCTTCCCCAGCTTGCTGCACCGAGCTGCACCAAGACATCGACAAATCCAAATTCTGTCTCTGCGTCCTTGTTAGAGACAGGATCGAGCCCAGCCTTGGGTTCAAGCTCAATGCCACTCGAGCTTTGAGCCTTAATCCTCTTTGTAAAACCAACTCAAACGCTACAATTTGTCCCG AACTCTTGCACCTATCCCTGAACTCGCCCGAGGCTCAGATATTTGAGCAATTTGGCAATAGTACACATGCTGGAGGTAGCTTACTTTACTTGTCTTCTTtaccatatttaattttttgtgtttctcTCTCACTTGCCAGTTTCAATGGATTGCAGATACATTGCCTAGTTCAGCCACTAAGTTGA